A DNA window from Candidatus Bathyarchaeota archaeon contains the following coding sequences:
- the rpl4p gene encoding 50S ribosomal protein L4, protein MPAEIFDLQGKVTGKVDLPSVFQTPLRPDVIKRAVLAIQSNRLQPQGRALMAGKKTSAESRGTGSGVARVPRVKGGSGRAAFAPSTVGGRQPHPPKTEKIIVKNIPKKEAKLALQSAIAATAQKETVTARGHKTEDVLAFPLIVEDTLEGLTKAQDVENALISLGVSPDVTRVKESRKIRAGKGKHRGRKMKQAVGPLFVVVDKTNVSNAASNLSGVEVTTVKNLNTEMLAPGTHPGRLTVWTSGAIAQLNEIYKGAEN, encoded by the coding sequence ATGCCCGCAGAAATATTTGACTTACAAGGAAAAGTAACAGGAAAAGTTGACCTTCCATCTGTTTTCCAAACACCCCTGCGTCCAGACGTGATAAAACGCGCAGTTCTAGCCATCCAATCCAACAGGCTTCAACCACAAGGAAGAGCCCTGATGGCAGGCAAAAAAACATCAGCGGAATCACGAGGAACAGGTAGCGGTGTCGCAAGAGTCCCCAGAGTTAAAGGGGGAAGCGGAAGAGCAGCATTTGCTCCAAGCACAGTTGGCGGAAGACAACCTCACCCACCAAAAACCGAAAAAATCATTGTAAAAAACATCCCCAAGAAAGAGGCAAAACTTGCCCTACAATCTGCAATTGCAGCAACAGCACAAAAAGAAACCGTTACTGCAAGAGGACATAAAACCGAAGATGTTTTAGCGTTCCCATTGATTGTTGAAGATACACTGGAAGGTTTAACCAAAGCACAAGACGTTGAAAACGCGCTTATCAGCTTAGGCGTTTCACCAGATGTGACTCGTGTAAAAGAAAGCAGAAAAATCCGTGCAGGCAAAGGCAAGCATCGTGGAAGAAAAATGAAGCAAGCCGTGGGTCCACTTTTCGTTGTTGTTGACAAAACAAATGTTTCCAACGCGGCAAGTAACCTTTCAGGCGTTGAAGTTACCACTGTTAAGAACCTTAACACTGAAATGCTTGCGCCAGGAACACACCCAGGAAGATTAACTGTTTGGACAAGCGGTGCAATCGCTCAGTTAAATGAAATCTATAAAGGAGCAGAAAACTAA